Proteins from a genomic interval of Zingiber officinale cultivar Zhangliang chromosome 1B, Zo_v1.1, whole genome shotgun sequence:
- the LOC122042271 gene encoding uncharacterized protein LOC122042271, whose amino-acid sequence MVPRSAAWSWAGMVAESESCPLDFRLFVVAAMRDKSWPSNLVLGCCNKFGPNRIGSDRFIISDLSYPLGGCLVGGVRCEILLSLLLSIFISPLSRGCWLRRCEPSGDPEAISSRGARTLVVSRSLRKNIFANDNTKEENTPRMQQCLDSKINVVSCPMCYIDGYYASSIANCT is encoded by the exons atgGTGCCGAGGAGCGCCGCCTGGTCTTGGGCTGGGATGGTGGCCGAATCAGAAAGTTGCCCTTTGGACTTCAGGTTGTTTGTCGTGGCAGCCATG CGAGACAAGAGTTGGCCCTCCAATTTAGTTCTGGGCTGCTGCAACAAGTTCGGGCCCAACCGTATCGGATCCGATCGTTTCATAATTTCGGATCTATCCTATCCGCTTGGTGGCTGTCTGGTGGGTGGAGTGAGATGCGAGATCTTATTGTCACTGTTGCTCTCCATTTTCATTTCCCCACTTTCGCGCGGTTGCTGGCTCCGCCGCTGCGAGCCATCGGGCGATCCGGAGGCCATTTCGTCGCGAGGAGCCCGAACCCTAGTTGTATCCAGATCTCTGA GGAAGAACATTTTCGCGAATGATAATACGAAGGAGGAGAATACACCAAGG ATGCAACAATGCTTGGATTCAAAAATTAATGTAGTTTCCTGTCCCATGTGCTACATCG